The following proteins come from a genomic window of Romeriopsis navalis LEGE 11480:
- a CDS encoding DUF924 family protein, translating into MGHGEKVLQFWFGEDFRRPDLKPQKKWFIKDDIFDQSVREWFSGVYQQATEGRFEDWMETAEGALALTIVLDQFPRNMFRDTPKAFASDAQALMVASQAIDRDFDQDVSPVMRVFFYVPFEHSENLANQHRCVELFQSLATEPALKSYPEYALKHQAVIKQFGRFPHRNEILGRTSTPEELTFLQQPGSRF; encoded by the coding sequence ATGGGACATGGCGAAAAAGTTTTGCAATTTTGGTTTGGCGAGGATTTTCGACGTCCTGACCTGAAGCCACAGAAAAAATGGTTTATCAAAGACGACATCTTCGACCAATCGGTGCGGGAATGGTTTTCGGGCGTCTACCAGCAAGCAACAGAAGGGCGCTTCGAAGACTGGATGGAAACTGCCGAAGGGGCGCTCGCACTGACGATCGTGCTCGATCAGTTTCCCCGCAACATGTTTCGCGACACCCCCAAAGCCTTTGCCAGTGACGCGCAAGCCTTAATGGTGGCAAGTCAGGCCATCGATCGTGACTTTGACCAAGATGTTTCGCCGGTGATGCGGGTTTTCTTCTACGTGCCCTTCGAGCACAGCGAAAACCTCGCGAATCAGCATCGCTGTGTTGAGCTATTTCAGAGTTTGGCTACCGAGCCAGCACTCAAAAGCTATCCCGAATATGCCCTGAAGCACCAAGCGGTGATCAAACAATTTGGTCGCTTCCCCCACCGCAATGAAATTTTGGGTCGGACCAGCACCCCAGAGGAACTCACGTTTCTCCAACAGCCCGGCTCACGGTTCTAG
- the apcD gene encoding allophycocyanin subunit alpha-B, giving the protein MSVVSQVILQADDELRYPTSGELQSMQNFFRTGMQRTRVAAILTENEKRIIDDASQKLWKIHPDYIAAGGNAAGGKQRAQCLRDYGWYLRLVTYGVLAGDKEPIETIGLIGAREMYNSLGVPMAGMVDAVKCLKDVALNLLNDADAAETGPYFDFIVQYLEG; this is encoded by the coding sequence ATGAGCGTAGTTAGCCAAGTCATTCTTCAAGCCGACGACGAGCTTCGGTATCCTACTAGCGGTGAACTGCAAAGCATGCAGAATTTCTTCCGCACGGGGATGCAGCGCACTCGGGTTGCGGCAATCCTGACGGAAAATGAGAAGCGCATTATTGATGACGCTAGCCAAAAACTCTGGAAGATTCACCCCGACTACATCGCGGCTGGCGGGAATGCCGCCGGTGGTAAGCAACGGGCACAATGCCTTCGCGATTACGGTTGGTACTTGCGCCTTGTGACTTACGGTGTCCTCGCTGGTGACAAAGAGCCGATCGAAACGATCGGGCTGATCGGCGCACGGGAAATGTACAACTCCCTTGGCGTACCGATGGCCGGAATGGTTGATGCGGTGAAGTGCCTCAAAGATGTTGCGCTGAATCTGCTCAACGATGCGGATGCGGCCGAAACAGGGCCTTACTTTGATTTCATCGTCCAGTATCTGGAAGGTTAA
- a CDS encoding cation diffusion facilitator family transporter codes for MHQHSDNCHHDQLLDPTAKRKQLAIALILIGGFAAIEWGAGQLSHSLALVAEAGHMVSDCFALGLALAATFITQPALRDGWIGQHRLEVNPDRRAETWAALINGVGLVLLAGWISWEAWESLHQPALEIATLPMLLTAIVGVVINGINVKLLHQGSSDDLNLKGAYLHMIADMASAIGVIIAAVLVAVFHWMAADCVISFGIAGLILVSALPLVQQSWQQLQASGRATD; via the coding sequence ATGCATCAACATTCTGATAACTGTCATCACGATCAACTGCTTGATCCGACCGCGAAACGTAAGCAATTGGCGATCGCGTTAATCCTGATTGGTGGGTTTGCCGCGATCGAGTGGGGGGCGGGGCAACTGAGCCATAGTCTTGCCTTGGTGGCGGAAGCTGGTCATATGGTGTCGGACTGTTTTGCCTTGGGGTTGGCCCTCGCTGCGACATTTATTACTCAACCGGCACTGCGCGATGGCTGGATTGGGCAACATCGATTAGAGGTTAACCCCGATCGGCGGGCGGAGACTTGGGCCGCGTTGATTAATGGCGTGGGCTTAGTGCTATTGGCCGGTTGGATCAGTTGGGAGGCTTGGGAAAGTCTGCATCAACCGGCGTTGGAAATCGCTACGCTACCGATGTTGCTGACGGCGATCGTCGGTGTGGTGATCAATGGTATTAACGTCAAGCTGTTACACCAAGGAAGTAGCGATGATTTGAACTTGAAAGGCGCGTATCTCCATATGATTGCGGATATGGCCAGCGCGATCGGTGTAATTATTGCTGCAGTTTTGGTCGCGGTATTTCACTGGATGGCTGCTGACTGCGTGATTAGTTTTGGCATTGCTGGCTTGATTCTGGTTTCGGCTTTACCGCTAGTGCAGCAAAGTTGGCAGCAGTTGCAGGCATCCGGGAGGGCGACGGACTAG